The following coding sequences lie in one Arachis stenosperma cultivar V10309 chromosome 5, arast.V10309.gnm1.PFL2, whole genome shotgun sequence genomic window:
- the LOC130980091 gene encoding homeobox-leucine zipper protein HAT5, whose protein sequence is MESGGRLFFDPSACRGNNNMLFLGTTADLAFRGRSILSMDESSKRRPFFSSPDDLFDDDYYEEQLPEKKRRLTSEQVNLLEKSFEEENKLEPERKTQLAKKLGLQPRQVAVWFQNRRARWKTKQLERDYDVLKASYDSLLSTYDSIVKENEKLKSEVVSLNEKLQLQAKDMPGEPISDNKAEPLPVEIAQIISMKVEDRLSTGSVGSAVVDEGSSPQLVVESVDSYFPAENYGGNSGNSMAPIERVQSEEEDGSDDGRSIFSDVFVAAEAEQQNQEEGEVLRWWGNIMLNNAAVLF, encoded by the exons ATGGAATCTGGTGGGAGGCTTTTCTTTGATCCATCTGCTTGTAGGGGGAACAACAACATGCTCTTCCTTGGCACTACTGCTGATCTCGCTTTTCGAG GAAGGTCGATCCTGAGCATGGATGAAAGCTCAAAGAGGCGACCTTTCTTCAGCTCACCGGATGATCTGTTTGATGATGATTACTATGAGGAGCAGCTGCCAGAGAAGAAGCGCCGCCTCACTTCCGAACAG GTCAATCTGTTGGAGAAAAGCTTCGAGGAAGAGAACAAGCTGGAGCCAGAGAGGAAAACCCAGCTGGCAAAGAAGCTGGGGTTGCAGCCGAGGCAGGTGGCAGTGTGGTTCCAGAACCGCAGGGCTCGGTGGAAGACCAAGCAACTTGAAAGGGATTATGATGTTCTCAAGGCTTCCTATGATTCCCTACTTTCAACATATGATTCCATTGTGAAGGAGAATGAAAAGCTCAAATCTGAG GTGGTATCCTTGAATGAAAAGCTTCAATTGCAAGCTAAAGATATGCCAGGGGAGCCGATATCGGACAACAAAGCCGAACCGCTTCCAGTTGAGATAGCTCAAATCATCAGCATGAAGGTTGAGGATCGGCTGAGCACTGGGAGTGTTGGAAGCGCCGTGGTTGATGAGGGTAGTAGTCCACAGCTTGTTGTTGAGAGTGTTGATTCATACTTTCCTGCTGAGAACTATGGCGGCAATAGCGGCAATAGCATGGCCCCAATTGAGAGGGTTCAGTCAGAGGAGGAGGATGGGAGTGATGATGGGAGGAGTATCTTCTCAGATGTTTTTGTTGCTGCTGAAGCTGAGCAACAGAACCAAGAAGAAGGGGAGGTATTGCGTTGGTGGGGTAATATTATGTTGAATAATGCAGCAGTGCTTTTCTAA
- the LOC130980090 gene encoding methyl-CpG-binding domain-containing protein 9 yields MIMELTDSGSAGDRTTAPQPQDSRSSGLEIDLNEIPYAAASPSSNHAETLPPPPDSAVDIVRAYHENPAPLPGAPASLPRGSAPCATCSKPPGAAGVVVCDGCERVFHIACAGFRGTRQAAILDEWLCSECVVGGVRSKRWPLGVKSKQLLDINASPPSDADGEGAGEELQDSRKHTLGDNSFGANPFGAPVTCSNYYNGNTFGFQKASGVVTHAVRVGFEDILNHTQSMTRCFEEALRDFISERRGVLEEGWRVEFRQSMNSSELYAVYCAPDGKIFDSVYEVACYLGLTSGYNSMESEVRNDRSLASSGGTHLSRKRKSTKNLSNGFAEKLGTLINSYCRDSPSDALTVECTGDHGHVHKASEIARKEDCHSGCLQSADRLPLRFGDFFVLSLGKVDDRPTYYDVHLICPIGYKSCWHDKITGSLFTCEVLEGGDSGPIFRIKRCSCSEFPVPVGSTVLSMSNLCQFLNKNNGERKTDDSMDYDVHESIQMILSDPCVPTENDVINCIASFSNETCAGDSISQDSGLIDGIGEILVEERSSSAAWRVISQKVVNACNDICKQKGSLKFYCKHIEDEPCLHKWDTTSKKSDAHFSLLDKFCGSLCSVSVPDVTYADNDLKGFSEVLGKWLEQDRFGLDVEFVQEVLEQLPGVKESLKYELLSSRSNSSSLPTVENGFLVVEWRGGSQYQDENEAVQGSYKKPRKVGLTERSVREDRYPPPGKSLCSRVPSELIGDILQVWELLDRFDEILDLKEPLLLDELEKELINPWFDELDLNEKSERDIDAGQVLSSQGTDDDCRPTLSPSCDAGPSRYKESSHAFIQMETEAMKEAAQVKLASLTYTRCFGVALTKAHNSLLRVLVGELQSKVAALVDPNFEPGEPKTRRGRRKDIDSAIPAKRTKLNMLPINELTWPELARRYILAVLSMDGNLDSAEITARESGKVFRCLRGDGGLLCGSLSGVAGMEADALLLAEATKKIFGSLSKENDVLTMEDDESDANDPSEKKLGSDGILPEWAQKLEPVRKLPTNVGTRIRKCVYDALEMNPPEWAREILERSISKEVYKGNASGPTKKAVLQLLSDLFRGGVQQNPNKGRKKKIVLSISDIIMKQCRIVLRRAAAADDSKVFCNLLGRKLINSSDNDDEGLLGSPAMVARPLDFRTIDLRLAAGAYGGSHEAFLEDVHELWNNVRVAFGDQPDLVELAEKLSQNFKSLYDEEVVTYFEKFVEYSKVGCLNAEMRKEVEDFIASTSEIPKAPWDEGVCKVCGIDRDDDSVLLCDTCDAEYHTYCLNPPLARIPEGNWYCPSCVNGKHATQDVTNHAQIIGKRQSKKFQGEVHSLYLDVLTHLSAVMEEKEYWEYSVGERTSLLKFLCDELLNSSLIRQHLEQCADLSAELHQKLRSLSTEWKNLKTKEDILSSKAAKVVTCMPNTTGEVGFKEGVTAALSSTGKCLVQPHNVIDNPNNFGVSVDSLQSEEVTNEKHRLNGVDKSVSVINSDSENKHLNSIDVEGQLRNVSAAVASQCMDKSTKSFPSPSHMPHEQNGTSGAAHIQGNHQKCDVNDISTVDESEPYRLEINAIKSDISRLEDSIADVGSKLLKLSIRREFLGIDSIGRLYYASAVGRGRLVVDASAAVLYGRQMAVGRDSVDKFSSLQHNVLSDKDNYKIIGLQKDSSGLMSPPSDGSGISSSWVAYETDAEIEELLSWLKDNDPKEKELKDSIMMWPKSRAQEFHNSPNEGQAEEQGNFPILRNKEKTASNSLVTKATSLLEKNYGPFFEWDGTEVLKKRSKNARVNNDEKLYRCECLEPIWPSRKHCMSCHKTVSSDGELVEHIDGKCNAGLPALEKNRDDNLSSKGRGNTKCDSSREIFRGDADTAGTAAATNVSSKLSSRLIKFSNEESSCPFNFEDICSKFVTNDSCKEVVREIGLIGSNGIPSFLPSISPFVSDSTLMLFSAQNNDRTGGGESLKSECQVSQGSTDGAGKCRDKKSGMSLASNEISKAGISNKISLEQRDGNLSERNPASDIGVDSCCVVPLSSLRPLVGRSSHILRQLKISLLDMDAALPKVALRPSKAQSDRRQAWRAFVKSAETIYQMVQATISLEDMIKTEYLRNDWWYWSSFSAAVKSSTLPSLALRIYSLDSAIIYEKMPNSSGDSSEPSATAEQKPPANADADKLKASRKSSRKRKEPDG; encoded by the exons ATGATCATGGAACTCACAGATTCCGGTTCCGCCGGCGACCGCACCACCGCCCCGCAGCCTCAAGACTCCCGCTCCTCCGGCCTTGAAATCGACCTCAACGAGATCCCTTACGCCGCAGCTTCACCTTCTTCCAACCACGCCGAAACCCTACCGCCGCCACCGGACTCCGCCGTCGACATCGTCCGCGCCTATCACGAGAACCCCGCGCCGCTACCAGGAGCTCCCGCCTCGCTACCCCGCGGCTCTGCTCCCTGTGCCACATGCTCTAAGCCGCCTGGTGCCGCCGGTGTTGTCGTCTGCGACGGCTGTGAGCGCGTGTTCCACATCGCATGTGCTGGGTTTCGCGGGACCCGCCAGGCGGCGATCCTTGATGAGTGGCTCTGCAGCGAGTGTGTCGTCGGCGGAGTGAGGAGCAAGAGGTGGCCGCTCGGCGTCAAGTCCAAGCAGCTCCTGGATATCAATGCCTCGCCGCCCAGTGATGCTGACGGAGAAGGTGCTGGCGAGGAGTTACAGGATTCGAG aAAGCACACTCTGGGTGATAATTCTTTTGGTGCCAATCCATTTGGTGCCCCAGTGACATGTTCAAACTACTACAATGGGAACACTTTTGGCTTCCAAAAGGCATCGGGAGTTGTAACACATGCTGTTAGAGTGGGTTTTGAGGATATACTGAATCATACCCAATCAATGACTAGATGCTTTGAGGAG GCTCTTAGAGACTTCATATCTGAAAGGCGTGGTGTGCTAGAGGAAGGTTGGCGAGTGGAATTTAGGCAATCCATGAACAGTTCTGAACTGTATGCAGTTTACTGTGCTCCTGATGGGAAAATTTTTGATTCTGTGTATGAAGTAGCTTGTTATTTGGGGCTAACATCTGGCTACAACTCTATGGAATCCGAAGTTAGAAATGATAGGTCTCTTGCTTCATCAGGTGGAACTCATCTATCCAGAAAAAGAAAGTCAACAAAGAATCTATCCAATGGTTTTGCAGAAAAATTAGGAACCTTGATCAATAGTTACTGTAGGGATTCTCCATCTGATGCTTTAACTGTGGAATGTACTGGTGATCATGGGCATGTCCACAAAGCCTCAGAAATTGCAAGAAAAGAGGATTGTCATTCAGGTTGTCTGCAATCTGCC GATAGACTTCCTCTACGGTTCGGCgatttttttgttctttctttGGGAAAAGTTGATGATAGACCTACATATTATGATGTTCACCTTATCTGTCCCATAGGTTATAAATCTTGTTGGCATGATAAGATTACTGGTTCGCTTTTTACATGTGAAGTTTTAGAGGGTGGTGATTCTGGACCTATATTTAGGATAAAAAGGTGCTCTTGTTCTGAGTTTCCTGTTCCAGTTGGGTCAACTGTCCTATCAATGTCAAATCTCTGtcaatttttgaataaaaataatggtGAGAGAAAGACTGATGATAGCATGGATTACGATGTTCATGAAAGTATCCAGATGATTCTTTCAGATCCTTGTGTGCCAACGGAAAATGATGTCATTAATTGTATTGCAAGTTTCTCAAATGAAACATGTGCTGGAGATTCAATATCCCAAGACTCAGGATTGATTGATGGAATTGGTGAAATTTTGGTGGAAGAGAGGTCATCATCTGCGGCTTGGAGAGTTATTTCTCAGAAGGTAGTAAATGCTTGCAATGATATCTGCAAGCAGAAAGGAAGCCTTAAGTTCTATTGTAAACATATTGAAGATGAACCGTGCTTACACAAATGGGACACAACTAGTAAAAAAAGTGATGCACACTTTTCTTTGTTGGATAAATTTTGTGGTTCACTATGTTCAGTTAGCGTTCCGGATGTAacttatgcagacaatgatctAAAAGGTTTCTCTGAGGTTTTAGGAAAATGGCTGGAGCAAGATAGATTTGGATTAGATGTAGAATTTGTGCAAGAAGTATTGGAACAGCTTCCGGGTGTTAAAGAGTCTCTGAAGTATGAACTTCTAAGCAGTCGGAGTAATAGCTCATCATTGCCAACAGTTGAGAATGGTTTCCTAGTGGTTGAATGGAGAGGTGGATCACAATATCAGGATGAAAATGAAGCAGTTCAAGGTTCGTACAAGAAGCCCAGAAAAGTGGGACTGACTGAAAGAAGTGTCAGGGAAGATCGTTATCCACCTCCTGGGAAGTCGTTATGTTCTAGAGTTCCTAGTGAACTTATTGGTGACATTCTTCAG GTTTGGGAGCTTTTAGACCGATTTGATGAAATTCTGGACTTGAAAGAGCCGTTGTTGCTAGATGAGCTAGAGAAGGAACTTATCAACCCATGGTTTGATGAATTGGATTTGAATGAGAAATCTGAGAGGGACATTGATGCCGGTCAGGTTTTGAGTTCGCAAGGCACTGATGATGATTGTAGACCAACTCTGTCCCCAAGTTGTGACGCTGGCCCATCAAGATACAAAGAAAGTTCTCATGCCTTTATTCAAATGGAAACAGAAGCAATGAAAGAGGCAGCCCAAGTTAAGCTTGCATCTTTAACTTACACTCGATGCTTTGGTGTAGCCTTGACAAAGGCCCATAATTCATTGCTAAGAGTGCTAGTTGGTGAACTGCAATCAAAGGTGGCTGCCCTGGTGGATCCAAATTTCGAACCTGGAGAGCCTAAAACAAGACGTGGAAGAAGGAAAGATATAGACAGTGCTATTCCTGCCAAACGTACAAAGCTCAATATGCTTCCTATTAATGAATTAACATGGCCAGAATTAGCTCGTCGATATATCTTGGCTGTCTTATCAATGGATGGGAACCTTGACTCAGCAGAAATTACTGCTCGTGAAAGTGGTAAAGTGTTTCGTTGTTTACGAGGTGATGGTGGCTTGCTTTGTGGTTCCCTTTCTGGTGTGGCTGGGATGGAAGCAGATGCACTG TTGCTTGCTGAGGCTACAAAGAAAATATTTGGTTCTTTGAGCAAAGAGAATGATGTGCTAACCATGGAAGATGATGAGTCCGATGCAAATGATCCTTCTGAAAAAAAATTGGGGAGTGATGGTATTCTTCCCGAATGGGCACAGAAGCTAGAACCTGTCAGAAAGTTGCCAACAAATGTCGGAACCCGAATCAGAAAGTGCGTCTATGATGCTCTGGAAATGAATCCTCCGGAGTGGGCGAGAGAAATACTTGAGCGTTCCATTAGCAAGGAAGTATACAAGGGCAATGCATCTGGACCAACGAAG AAAGCAGTTCTTCAACTGTTAAGTGATCTGTTTCGTGGAGGAGTGCAGCAGAACCCTAATAAAGGAAGGAAGAAAAAGATTGTTTTGTCGATTTCTGACATTATCATGAAACAATGCCGCATTGTATTACGCCGTGCTGCGGCTGCTGATGATTCAAAGGTTTTCTGCAATTTGCTGGGTAGAAAGTTAATCAATTCTTCtgataatgatgatgagggGCTTCTTGGATCTCCAGCTATGGTGGCCCGTCCTCTTGACTTCCGCACTATCGACCTAAGGTTGGCTGCTGGAGCCTATGGGGGATCTCATGAAGCTTTTCTTGAGGATGTTCATGAG CTTTGGAACAATGTTCGTGTTGCTTTTGGGGATCAACCTGATTTAGTTGAACTGGCTGAAAAATTATCCCAGAATTTCAAATCATTGTATGATGAGGAG GTTGTCacctattttgaaaaatttgtgGAGTATTCGAAGGTGGGATGCTTGAATGCAGAAATGAGAAAAGAAGTTGAAGATTTTATTGCATCAACAAGTGAGATTCCTAAAGCTCCTTGGGATGAGGGAGTCTGTAAAGTATGTGGGATTGATAGGGATGATGATAGTGTCTTACTATGTGATACTTGTGATGCTGAGTATCATACATATTGTCTGAATCCTCCACTTGCAAGGATCCCTGAAGGAAACTGGTACTGCCCTTCTTGTGTCAATGGTAAGCATGCCACTCAAGATGTTACAAATCATGCGCAGATTATTGGCAAGCGTCAAAGTAAGAAGTTCCAGGGAGAAGTTCATTCTCTTTACTTGGATGTGCTAACTCATTTATCTGCTGTAATGGAAGAAAAAGAATACTGGGAGTACAGTGTGGGCGAG AGAACTTCCCTTCTTAAGTTTTTGTGCGATGAGTTGCTTAACTCTTCCCTGATACGGCAGCACCTCGAGCAATGTGCAGATTTATCTGCTGAGTTACATCAGAAATTGCGTTCTCTCTCCACAGAATGGAAAAACCTGAAAACTAAAGAAGATATCTTATCCTCAAAGGCTGCAAAAGTTGTTACATGCATGCCAAATACCACTGGAGAAGTTGGTTTCAAGGAAGGGGTCACAGCTGCACTCTCAAGTACGGGTAAATGTCTGGTGCAGCCACATAATGTAATTGACAATCCTAATAATTTTGGGGTATCTGTTGATAGTTTGCAGTCAGAAGAGGTTACTAACGAGAAGCATAGGCTCAATGGTGTTGATAAAAGTGTATCTGTGATAAATTCAGATTCCGAAAACAAACACTTGAACTCCATAGATGTAGAAGGACAACTTAGGAATGTCTCTGCGGCTGTGGCATCCCAGTGTATGGATAAATCCACAAAATCTTTTCCATCACCAAGTCATATGCCTCATGAACAAAATGGTACTAGTGGAGCAGCTCATATCCAGGGTAATCACCAGAAATGTGACGTGAATGACATATCTACTGTTGATGAGTCAGAACCGTATCGCCTTGAGATCAATGCCATCAAGAGTGATATTTCACGATTAGAAGACTCCATAGCTGATGTCGGATCAAAGCTTCTGAAACTTTCCATTCGTCGGGAATTTTTGGGAATTGACTCCATTGGTCGCCTGTATTATGCGTCAGCTGTAGGCAGAGGTCGTTTAGTCGTTGATGCAAGTGCTGCAGTTCTGTATGGAAGACAAATGGCAGTTGGCAGAGATTCTGTTGACAAGTTTTCTTCCCTGCAGCATAATGTATTATCCGACAAGGATAACTATAAGATCATAGGGTTGCAGAAGGACTCCTCTGGTTTAATGTCTCCACCAAGTGATGGTTCAGGCATTAGTTCTTCATGGGTTGCTTATGAAACTGATGCAGAAATAGAAGAGCTTTTAAGTTGGCTGAAGGACAATGACCCTAAAGAAAAAGAACTGAAAGATTCTATTATGATGTGGCCAAAATCAAGAGCTCAAGAGTTTCATAATTCACCGAATGAAGGTCAGGCTGAGGAACAAGGAAATTTTCCTATACTAAGAAATAAGGAGAAAACAGCATCCAATTCTCTGGTTACAAAGGCGACATCTTTGCTGGAAAAGAATTATGGTCCATTCTTTGAGTGGGATGGCACTGAAGTGTTGAAGAAGCGAAGTAAAAATGCCAGAGTAAATAATGATGAAAAGTTGTATAGGTGTGAATGCCTAGAACCAATATGGCCATCTAGGAAGCACTGCATGTCTTGCCACAAAACTGTTTCAAGTGATGGTGAGCTGGTTGAACACATTGATGGGAAATGCAATGCAGGTCTTCCAGCCTTGGAGAAGAATAGGGATGATAATTTATCTTCTAAAGGAAGAGGGAACACAAAATGTGATTCCTCTCGGGAAATATTCAGAGGTGATGCAGATACAGCTGGAACTGCGGCTGCAACCAATGTTTCTTCTAAGCTTAGCTCAAGATTGATTAAATTTTCAAATGAAGAATCCTCTTGCCCATTTAACTTCGAAGATATATGTTCTAAGTTTGTGACAAATGATTCATGCAAGGAAGTTGTCAGAGAAATAGGTCTTATTGGTTCAAATGGGATTCCATCCTTTCTTCCTTCCATATCTCCCTTTGTTAGTGATTCTACACTCATGCTATTCTCAGCTCAAAACAATGATCGTACTGGTGGTGGAGAATCACTAAAATCAGAATGTCAGGTTTCTCAGGGAAGCACTGATGGAGCTGGCAAATGCCGTGATAAAAAGTCTGGAATGTCTTTAGCTTCAAATGAAATTAGTAAAGCCGGGATTTCCAATAAAATATCTTTGGAACAAAGAGATGGAAATCTCTCTGAACGAAATCCTGCTTCGGATATAGGGGTAGATAGCTGCTGTGTGGTCCCATTGTCTTCTTTGAGACCATTAGTTGGCAGATCTTCACATATTTTGAGGCAACTGAAGATCAGTTTACTGGATATGGATGCTGCTCTCCCAAAGGTTGCTTTGAGACCATCAAAGGCACAGTCAGACAGAAGGCAGGCATGGCGGGCATTTGTTAAATCTGCAGAGACAATATATCAG ATGGTTCAGGCGACAATTTCACTGGAGGATATGATTAAGACAGAGTACTTAAGAAATGACTGGTGGTATTGGTCATCATTCTCTGCTGCTGTCAAATCGTCTACTTTGCCTTCCCTTGCCCTTCGGATATATTCTCTTGATTCAGCTATTATATATGAGAAAATGCCCAATTCAAGTGGTGACAGCTCGGAACCTTCTGCGACGGCAGAACAGAAGCCACCGGCCAATGCTGATGCAGATAAACTGAAAGCAAGCCGGAAGTCAAGTCGGAAAAGGAAGGAACCGGATGGTTGA
- the LOC130981381 gene encoding uncharacterized protein LOC130981381: MMLYCFPCFLFAKEPSINTGSNAFIENGFRNWKKVNSGKECALLNHISKGPNSFHHKALKSCDDLMKQSQHIDRLLHKQTSEEIEKNRIRLGASIDCIRWLIFQGCAYRGHDESQSSSNRGNFLEMLKFLGSYNERVKKNVLENAPKNAKYTSNDVQKEILHILATKVRNSIREEIGDAKFCIIVDEAIYESKKEQMAIVLRFVALDGFVKEKFFDLVHVTDTCATTLKKELISVISHYNLQVENIRGQGYDGASNMRGEWNGLQALFLKDSPQAYYVHCFAHRLQLALVAASREVLQIHEFFTQLNSIVTIVSASSKRHDKLQEAQAIENANLVAQNELETGKGANQISTLQRTGDTRWSSHFNSICSLVKMFTATNIVLNNIIEDGTTYAQRGEAYGVSKILLSFEFVFTLHLMKEIMGITNVLCQALQQQSQDILNAMHIVSTSKLLLQQLRDGGWCNFLANVKDFCEKHEIEVPNMSAQYVFGRGRSRQPSVTVEHHYRIDIFLATIDSQIQELNSRFNEQTIELLTLSCALDPKDNFKSFNIKEISKSAEKFIPLTFLLMS, encoded by the coding sequence ATGATGCTATATTGTTTTCcgtgctttctttttgctaaggaACCTTCAATCAATACGGGTTCAAATGCTTTTATTGAGAATGGTTTcaggaattggaagaaagtaaaTAGTGGAAAAGAATGTGCTCTTTTGAATCACATTAGCAAAGGTCCTAACTCATTCCATCATAAGGCGCTGAAATCATGTGATGATTTGATGAAACAATCACAACATATCGACAGACTTCTTCATAAGCAAACATCAGAAGAGATTGAAAAGAATCGAATTCGACTAGGAGCATCTATAGATTGCATTAGATGGTTGATATTTCAAGGTTGTGCATACAGAGGACATGATGAAAGCCAAAGTTCAAGCAACAGAGGTAACTTTTTGGAAATGTTGAAATTTTTGGGATCTTACAATGAAAGAGTGAAAAAGAATGTTTTGGAAAATGCTCCAAAAAATGCTAAATATACTTCAAATGATGTTCAAAAAGAAATTCTACATATTCTTGCTACTAAGGTGAGAAATTCAATTAGAGAAGAGATTGGAGATGCCAAATTTTGTATTATTGTTGATGAAGCTATATATGAATCTAAAAAGGAGCAAATGGCCATTGTTTTGAGATTTGTTGCTCTAGATGGTTTTGTTAAAGAGAAATTCTTTGATCTTGTGCATGTCACTGATACTTGTGCAACAACTTTAAAGAAAGAATTGATTTCTGTCATTTCTCATTATAATCTCCAAGTTGAAAATATTAGGGGTCAAGGGTATGATGGTGCTAGCAACATGCGGGGTGAGTGGAATGGTTTGCAAGCTTTGTTTCTTAAAGATTCTCCACAAGCATACTATGTACATTGTTTTGCTCATAGGTTACAATTAGCATTGGTGGCAGCTTCAAGAGAGGTACTTCAAATTCATGAATTTTTTACTCAATTAAACTCTATTGTCACTATTGTTAGTGCTTCTTCAAAAAGACATGATAAATTACAAGAAGCTCAAGCAATTGAAAATGCAAACTTGGTTGCTCAAAATGAATTAGAAACAGGCAAAGGTGCGAATCAAATAAGCACTTTACAAAGAACTGGGGATACTCGATGGAGCTCTCACTTTAATTCTATTTGCAGTTTGGTAAAAATGTTTACTGCTACCAACATTGTTCTCAATAATATCATTGAAGACGGGACAACTTATGCACAAAGAGGTGAGGCTTATGGtgttagtaaaatattattgtcatttgaatttgttttcACTTTGCACTTGATGAAAGAGATTATGGGAATCACTAATGTTCTTTGCCAAGCACTGCAACAACAATCTCAAGATATTCTTAATGCAATGCATATTGTTTCTACATCAAAGTTACTTCTTCAACAATTAAGGGATGGTGGATGGTGCAATTTTCTTGCAAATGTTAAAGATTTTTGTGAAAAGCATGAAATTGAAGTCCCTAATATGAGTGCACAATATGTTTTTGGAAGAGGTCGATCTCGTCAACCAAGTGTGACAGTTGAGCATCATTATCGAATAGATATATTCTTGGCAACAATTGACTCTCAAATACAAGAGTTGAATAGTAGATTTAATGAGCAAACAATAGAGCTTTTGACTTTGAGTTGTGCTTTGGATCCTAAGGACAATTTCAAATCATTTAATATTAAAGAAATTAGCAAGTCAGCAGAGAAGTTTAtccccttgactttccttctaATGAGCTAA